The following are encoded in a window of Shewanella psychrotolerans genomic DNA:
- a CDS encoding DJ-1/PfpI family protein, with amino-acid sequence MAKVLIIAGDFVEDYELMVPFQALQMVGHQVTVVCPDKKAGDNLKTAIHDFEGDQTYTEKPGHLFSLNGTFTEVVEADFDGLLIPGGRAPEYLRLNGAVIALVQAFAASHKPIAAVCHGAQILTAANVIKGKRISAYPACAPEVTQAGGEYCDIAVTDAITDGNVVTAPAWPAHPAWLAQFNALLS; translated from the coding sequence ATGGCAAAGGTACTAATTATTGCGGGTGATTTTGTCGAAGATTATGAGTTAATGGTGCCGTTTCAGGCATTGCAGATGGTAGGGCATCAAGTGACTGTAGTCTGTCCTGACAAGAAAGCGGGAGATAACCTAAAAACCGCGATCCATGACTTTGAGGGAGACCAAACCTACACTGAAAAACCGGGTCACCTTTTTAGTTTAAACGGCACTTTTACAGAGGTTGTAGAAGCAGACTTCGATGGCTTATTAATTCCTGGTGGACGAGCGCCTGAGTATTTACGACTTAATGGGGCGGTCATTGCACTGGTACAGGCTTTTGCCGCTAGTCATAAACCTATCGCAGCGGTTTGTCACGGCGCGCAAATATTAACGGCCGCTAACGTGATTAAAGGCAAACGAATTTCTGCTTACCCAGCTTGCGCGCCTGAAGTAACTCAAGCTGGTGGTGAATATTGTGATATTGCGGTAACGGATGCTATTACCGATGGCAACGTGGTGACGGCACCGGCTTGGCCTGCGCATCCTGCATGGTTAGCACAATTTAACGCCTTGTTGAGTTAA
- the nhaD gene encoding sodium:proton antiporter NhaD, whose translation MKLLPLFKPLLSSPIAQCILLLTALFTPSAFANAAESAEQVLNLTASGAGYAAVAIFVLAYLLVMGEEVLHLRKSKPVLVAAGLIWGIIGFIYVQHGMSELSEAAFKHNLLEYAELLLFLLVAMTYINAMEERNLFDALRAWMVGRGFSLRTVFWLTGFMAFFISPIADNLTTALLMCAVVMKVGGDNKKFIAIACINIVVAANAGGAFSPFGDITTLMVWQKGMVHFGQFIDLFIPSLINYLVPAVIMSFFIVNTVNQAEVENVAMKRGARRIVALFLMTIATAVCTHSLLGLPPVLGMMTGLGFLQFFGFYLRKTFPTAVVKAREQAERDNNIKRLEQLGNVVPFDVFARIARAEWDTLLFFYGVVLCVGGLGFMGYLSLVSEGMYTHWDVTYANIAVGILSSIVDNIPVMFAVLTMNPDMALGQWLLVTLTAGVGGSLLSIGSAAGVALMGQARGTYTFMTHLKWSPVIALGYVASILVHLWLNSALF comes from the coding sequence ATGAAATTACTTCCGCTATTTAAACCCCTGCTTTCATCACCGATAGCACAGTGTATTTTACTCCTAACGGCACTCTTTACGCCTTCGGCATTTGCAAATGCAGCCGAAAGTGCAGAACAAGTGTTAAATCTCACCGCGTCAGGCGCGGGCTATGCTGCAGTGGCCATCTTCGTCTTAGCCTATCTGTTAGTTATGGGTGAGGAGGTGCTGCACCTTCGAAAGTCGAAACCCGTATTAGTTGCGGCAGGACTTATCTGGGGCATTATTGGTTTTATTTATGTGCAGCATGGAATGTCTGAGCTCTCAGAGGCCGCCTTTAAGCACAATCTACTTGAATATGCCGAGCTACTGCTGTTCCTGCTTGTGGCGATGACGTATATCAATGCGATGGAAGAACGTAATCTTTTTGATGCACTACGTGCATGGATGGTGGGACGCGGTTTTAGTCTGCGTACCGTTTTCTGGCTAACGGGATTCATGGCATTCTTTATTTCTCCCATCGCAGATAACCTGACAACAGCGCTATTAATGTGTGCAGTGGTGATGAAAGTGGGTGGTGACAATAAGAAATTTATCGCCATCGCTTGTATCAATATTGTGGTGGCTGCCAATGCTGGCGGTGCCTTTAGTCCCTTTGGTGATATCACCACCTTGATGGTATGGCAAAAAGGCATGGTCCACTTCGGCCAATTTATCGACCTGTTTATCCCCTCTCTGATTAACTATCTCGTGCCAGCCGTAATAATGAGCTTCTTCATTGTTAACACGGTTAATCAAGCCGAGGTCGAAAATGTGGCAATGAAACGCGGTGCGCGCCGAATTGTTGCACTGTTTTTGATGACTATCGCAACCGCCGTATGTACCCATAGCCTATTGGGTTTACCTCCCGTCCTCGGCATGATGACAGGACTCGGCTTTCTGCAGTTTTTTGGTTTTTACCTACGTAAGACCTTCCCTACGGCGGTAGTTAAGGCACGTGAGCAAGCTGAACGAGACAATAATATTAAGCGTCTAGAGCAACTCGGCAACGTTGTACCTTTCGACGTATTTGCTCGTATCGCCCGTGCCGAATGGGATACCTTACTCTTTTTCTATGGCGTAGTACTGTGCGTTGGTGGCCTTGGGTTTATGGGCTATTTAAGCCTAGTGTCTGAAGGCATGTACACCCATTGGGATGTCACCTACGCCAATATCGCCGTCGGCATACTCTCTTCTATCGTGGATAATATTCCTGTGATGTTTGCGGTGCTCACCATGAATCCAGATATGGCATTAGGCCAGTGGCTGCTAGTGACGCTAACCGCTGGTGTGGGTGGCAGCTTGTTATCGATTGGCAGCGCTGCTGGCGTAGCCCTTATGGGACAAGCACGTGGTACCTATACCTTTATGACCCATTTAAAGTGGTCACCAGTAATTGCCCTAGGATATGTCGCCAGTATATTGGTGCATCTATGGCTGAATTCGGCGCTGTTTTAA
- a CDS encoding pirin family protein has translation MKVLSQFSARPAMDGDGVNIRRVADFQNTKFDPFLMLDEIKSDDEQDFIGGFPPHPHRGIETFTYIRKGGFEHRDQLGNVKAIRATDVQWMSTGSGVVHSEMPLADATDGLHGFQIWLNMPAKDKMRPAIYKDSTDTRNPEISNSDGAVLRALAGDWQFAGENTINAPVQGLAGQGMVADLMLNQNARAKIDLSHRQYAGVYLYQGSLINTEQNETKQYREGQYLIVDSQTLLSLQAGAQGAGALIFAGDPINEEIVHMGPFVMNTQAEIRQAIEDYQAGRFGAI, from the coding sequence ATGAAAGTATTAAGTCAATTTAGCGCCAGACCCGCAATGGACGGCGACGGCGTCAACATTCGACGAGTCGCCGATTTTCAGAACACCAAGTTCGATCCCTTCTTGATGCTTGATGAGATAAAATCCGATGATGAACAAGATTTTATCGGAGGTTTTCCACCGCATCCTCATCGCGGTATCGAAACCTTTACCTATATTCGTAAAGGTGGTTTCGAGCATAGAGATCAATTGGGTAATGTAAAAGCCATTCGTGCCACAGATGTTCAGTGGATGAGCACGGGCAGCGGTGTGGTGCATTCGGAAATGCCCTTGGCCGATGCAACCGATGGACTGCATGGCTTTCAGATCTGGCTCAATATGCCAGCAAAAGATAAGATGCGTCCTGCAATTTATAAAGACAGTACCGATACTCGTAACCCTGAAATCAGCAATAGTGATGGCGCTGTACTACGCGCCTTAGCGGGCGATTGGCAGTTTGCAGGGGAAAACACCATTAATGCTCCTGTACAGGGATTAGCAGGCCAAGGTATGGTGGCCGATCTCATGCTTAACCAGAACGCTCGCGCCAAGATTGATCTAAGTCACCGCCAATATGCGGGCGTATATCTATACCAAGGTAGTCTGATTAATACTGAGCAGAATGAAACCAAACAGTATCGCGAAGGCCAATACCTAATCGTGGACAGCCAAACTTTATTGAGTTTACAAGCAGGTGCACAGGGGGCTGGCGCATTAATCTTTGCGGGAGATCCTATCAACGAGGAGATCGTCCATATGGGACCGTTTGTGATGAACACTCAGGCCGAAATCCGTCAGGCGATTGAGGACTATCAAGCCGGACGTTTCGGCGCCATCTAA
- the rbsK gene encoding ribokinase: MTRLLILGSANADHVMNLEYLPSAGQTLLSQNYRLEHGGKGANQAVTVARLRDPNTRVDFICHLGDDAIGEAMANSWLSDGIQSDGINTQSDVATGTAMIFVANNGENMIGVSAGANASLTPKALEKHRQLIIDADYLLVQLENPVVTIIAALALAKEHGVTTILNPAPATVLGKELFGLVDIITPNETEAEALTGIEVTDEESAKFAAQMLHQLGPKTVIITLGQQGALLSCEGFSGIIPAVEVKPIDTVAAGDTFNGALMVALSEGKDMVSAVKFAHQAAALTVTREGAQRSIPYRHEIAN, encoded by the coding sequence ATGACTAGACTACTTATTTTAGGCAGTGCTAATGCCGATCATGTAATGAATCTGGAATATCTCCCCAGCGCCGGACAAACCTTGTTAAGCCAAAACTACCGTCTCGAGCATGGTGGCAAAGGAGCTAACCAAGCTGTAACTGTTGCTCGCCTGCGAGACCCCAATACTCGGGTCGATTTTATCTGCCACCTTGGTGACGACGCCATAGGTGAAGCCATGGCGAATTCTTGGCTCAGTGATGGTATTCAGTCTGATGGGATCAACACACAATCGGATGTTGCAACAGGAACGGCGATGATTTTTGTCGCCAATAACGGCGAAAATATGATTGGAGTATCAGCGGGAGCCAATGCTTCTTTAACTCCCAAAGCACTTGAAAAACACCGCCAACTTATCATTGATGCTGACTATCTGTTAGTACAACTTGAAAACCCAGTGGTCACTATTATTGCCGCCTTAGCTTTAGCAAAAGAGCATGGTGTCACCACCATTCTTAACCCTGCGCCTGCCACGGTATTAGGGAAAGAGCTATTTGGTTTAGTGGACATCATTACCCCCAACGAGACCGAGGCCGAAGCACTAACGGGAATCGAAGTCACCGATGAAGAAAGTGCTAAATTTGCGGCGCAGATGCTACATCAACTAGGCCCAAAAACGGTGATCATTACCTTAGGTCAACAAGGTGCGCTGCTAAGTTGCGAGGGTTTTAGTGGCATCATCCCCGCGGTAGAGGTCAAGCCTATTGATACGGTAGCGGCGGGTGATACCTTTAACGGCGCATTAATGGTTGCCCTGAGCGAAGGTAAAGATATGGTTAGCGCGGTAAAATTTGCCCACCAAGCTGCCGCTCTGACAGTGACCCGTGAAGGCGCTCAACGCTCTATTCCTTATCGTCACGAAATCGCTAATTAA
- a CDS encoding SDR family NAD(P)-dependent oxidoreductase produces the protein MILITGASSGLGAALAKLYADENQDVTITGRDQIRLQQVSDASNKIQSIAADLSDESSVSALLDQLPHRPGSVIHCAGSGYFGPIETQQVTEINKLLENNVTSTILLVRELVKRYKDQKINVVVVMSTAALAAKAGESTYCAAKWAVRGFIESVRLELKNSPMKLIAVYPGGMDTGFWPSSGKTLDTSSFMSAEEAAGMLKQAVTASEHGYISDITIQRG, from the coding sequence ATGATACTAATTACTGGCGCAAGCAGCGGCTTAGGGGCGGCATTAGCCAAGCTTTATGCCGATGAGAACCAAGACGTGACTATTACTGGTCGCGACCAAATCCGCCTCCAGCAAGTCAGTGACGCATCAAATAAGATACAAAGCATCGCCGCCGATCTCAGTGATGAATCGAGCGTCTCGGCGCTGCTGGATCAGTTGCCCCATAGACCCGGCAGTGTTATTCACTGCGCTGGCAGTGGTTATTTTGGCCCCATCGAAACACAGCAAGTCACTGAGATAAATAAGTTACTGGAGAATAATGTCACCTCCACCATACTGCTAGTGCGTGAACTCGTTAAACGCTATAAAGATCAGAAGATCAATGTGGTGGTAGTGATGTCTACCGCGGCCTTAGCCGCCAAAGCGGGCGAATCGACCTATTGTGCGGCTAAGTGGGCGGTGCGCGGCTTTATTGAATCGGTACGTTTAGAGCTTAAAAATAGTCCGATGAAACTCATCGCCGTGTACCCCGGCGGCATGGATACCGGTTTTTGGCCGAGCAGCGGTAAGACACTGGATACCTCTAGTTTTATGTCGGCCGAGGAAGCGGCGGGGATGTTAAAACAAGCTGTGACGGCAAGTGAACATGGTTATATCTCAGATATCACCATTCAAAGGGGCTAG
- a CDS encoding protein adenylyltransferase SelO: MTQTPIDLGLNFDNSYANELDGFYVACLGDVAPAPLLVKLNEPLAKQLGLTNFDSDQLALALSGGNAPLGTSPLAQVYAGHQFGGFNPQLGDGRALLLGEVLDKQGQRFDLQLKGSGPTRFSRGGDGKATIGAVLREYIVSEAMNALDIPTTRALAAVTTGETILRNNQQLPGAVLARIASSHLRVGTFQYFAVQGEQDKVKLLADHAIGRHYPEVLQSEQPYLAFLCAVRDRQAKLIANWLLVGFVHGVMNTDNMTISGETIDYGPCAFIDDYDANAVFSSIDRDGRYKYSNQAAIAQWNLARLAETLLPLINTDDELAIAEGTQAVSDFWTPFKYHWLKGMRAKLGLTTEEDTDFELGEQLLESMQGQKVDFTLLFRQLASDLETGRNDSEQLFSDSTNFNQWRQLWLTRLAKESISTLDSVKMMNQVNPLYIARNHLVEQAIEAAEQHGDYQPFEQLVRVLANPYTAQSGAEDYAKPAPASFGPFVSYCGT, encoded by the coding sequence ATGACCCAGACTCCTATCGATCTTGGCCTTAATTTCGATAACAGCTACGCCAATGAACTTGATGGTTTTTATGTCGCTTGTCTCGGAGACGTGGCGCCCGCTCCCCTGTTAGTCAAGTTAAATGAGCCGCTGGCCAAGCAGCTTGGCCTAACTAATTTCGATAGCGATCAACTGGCTCTGGCACTGTCGGGAGGTAATGCACCACTGGGGACCTCGCCACTGGCGCAGGTTTATGCTGGGCATCAATTTGGCGGCTTTAATCCCCAGCTGGGGGATGGCCGGGCATTATTGCTCGGCGAAGTATTAGATAAACAGGGACAGCGCTTCGATCTACAACTTAAAGGCTCTGGCCCGACACGTTTTTCTCGTGGTGGTGACGGTAAGGCGACCATTGGTGCGGTGCTAAGGGAGTATATTGTTAGCGAAGCGATGAACGCCCTTGATATACCGACTACCCGAGCATTGGCAGCGGTGACCACAGGTGAGACTATTTTACGCAATAACCAGCAACTACCAGGTGCAGTGCTTGCTCGGATTGCATCGAGTCATCTGCGTGTGGGGACTTTTCAGTATTTTGCCGTTCAAGGTGAGCAAGATAAGGTTAAGCTATTAGCCGATCACGCCATTGGTCGTCATTACCCTGAGGTATTGCAGAGTGAGCAGCCTTATCTGGCGTTTCTATGCGCGGTGCGAGATAGACAAGCCAAGTTGATTGCTAACTGGTTATTGGTGGGTTTTGTCCATGGGGTGATGAATACCGATAATATGACCATCAGCGGCGAAACCATAGATTACGGCCCCTGTGCTTTTATCGATGATTATGATGCCAATGCGGTATTTAGCTCCATCGATAGAGATGGGCGCTATAAATACAGCAATCAAGCTGCTATTGCTCAGTGGAATTTAGCTCGCCTAGCCGAAACCTTATTACCATTGATTAATACCGATGATGAGTTGGCTATAGCCGAAGGGACCCAAGCTGTCAGCGACTTTTGGACCCCATTTAAATACCACTGGCTTAAGGGGATGCGCGCCAAACTTGGCTTAACCACAGAAGAGGATACTGATTTTGAGTTAGGCGAGCAGCTGCTTGAGTCCATGCAGGGTCAAAAGGTGGATTTTACCTTGCTGTTTCGTCAGCTGGCCAGTGATCTAGAAACCGGTCGCAATGACAGCGAACAGCTCTTCAGCGATAGCACTAACTTTAATCAATGGCGTCAATTGTGGTTAACGCGCCTAGCGAAGGAGTCGATATCCACGCTCGATAGCGTCAAGATGATGAATCAGGTCAATCCACTCTACATTGCCCGTAACCATTTGGTGGAGCAGGCGATCGAGGCCGCCGAGCAGCATGGTGATTATCAGCCGTTCGAACAGCTGGTTCGTGTGTTAGCTAACCCATACACTGCGCAATCGGGGGCAGAGGATTACGCAAAGCCAGCCCCCGCGAGCTTTGGTCCATTTGTCAGTTATTGCGGTACTTAA
- a CDS encoding Na+/H+ antiporter NhaC family protein: MSEPTALSLIPPVVVLVLAIWLRRPILSLIIGALVGLVMYQPDQVLSNFSDISLSVMADETIGWLILVCGGFGALIALLVKTGGSMAFGRYALKFAKGPKSSLFMTFILGVVIFIDDYLNALTVGSTMKRVTDKFKVSREMLAYVVDSTAAPICVLVPLSTWAVFFGGLLVDNGVAGEGQGIAVYMSAIPYMIYAWLAVFMVLLVILGIVPAFGPMKKAQLAAAQGKPALKQGNPDEVQTPDDYGVKAIEDEFKHADNFGKLHNFFVPILLLVGFTLYFDIDVLKGLIATLAITMPYYAVQRLMPLSEMMEQMLDGFKSMLPAIGTVIAAFVFKDVCDKLMLPQYVIGNLSPFMTPQLLPAVVFLTMSILAFATGSSWGIFAVSIPIVMPLAQAVDANIPLVIGALLSASSFGSQACFYSDSTVLAAQGSDCNLVSHAVTQLPYALIAAGLAFVGFLILA; this comes from the coding sequence ATGTCTGAACCGACAGCCTTAAGTCTTATCCCACCTGTGGTGGTTTTGGTGTTAGCTATTTGGTTACGCCGTCCAATCCTCTCATTAATTATTGGTGCGTTAGTCGGTCTAGTGATGTATCAACCCGATCAAGTGCTAAGCAATTTTTCTGATATCTCATTATCCGTGATGGCCGATGAAACCATTGGCTGGCTCATCTTAGTATGTGGTGGCTTCGGTGCATTGATCGCGCTGTTGGTGAAAACCGGTGGATCGATGGCATTTGGTCGTTACGCGCTAAAATTTGCCAAAGGACCTAAATCATCACTGTTTATGACCTTTATCCTTGGTGTCGTGATCTTTATCGACGACTACCTCAATGCGTTGACCGTTGGCTCAACCATGAAGCGAGTCACCGACAAGTTTAAGGTGTCTCGTGAGATGTTGGCGTACGTTGTTGATTCTACAGCGGCGCCTATCTGTGTATTAGTGCCGCTTTCAACTTGGGCGGTGTTCTTTGGCGGTTTGTTAGTCGATAACGGAGTCGCCGGTGAAGGGCAAGGTATTGCTGTTTATATGTCAGCGATCCCTTATATGATCTACGCTTGGCTTGCCGTGTTTATGGTGCTGTTAGTTATTTTGGGAATAGTGCCTGCATTTGGCCCGATGAAGAAAGCGCAGTTAGCCGCGGCTCAGGGGAAACCGGCTTTAAAGCAAGGCAATCCTGATGAGGTGCAAACCCCTGATGATTATGGTGTGAAGGCGATCGAAGATGAGTTTAAGCATGCTGATAACTTCGGTAAATTGCATAATTTCTTCGTGCCTATCTTATTGCTGGTGGGTTTTACCCTGTATTTCGATATCGATGTGCTTAAGGGCTTGATTGCCACATTGGCGATCACCATGCCTTATTACGCTGTGCAGCGCCTAATGCCACTATCTGAGATGATGGAACAGATGCTCGATGGCTTTAAGTCTATGTTGCCTGCTATTGGTACTGTTATCGCGGCTTTTGTATTTAAAGATGTGTGTGACAAGTTGATGTTGCCACAGTATGTGATTGGTAATCTCAGTCCATTTATGACCCCACAACTCTTGCCTGCAGTGGTGTTTTTAACCATGTCGATATTGGCATTTGCAACGGGATCGAGCTGGGGCATATTTGCGGTCTCGATACCGATTGTCATGCCACTGGCTCAGGCGGTTGATGCCAATATTCCGTTAGTGATCGGCGCGCTGTTATCGGCGTCATCATTTGGTAGTCAAGCATGTTTCTATTCCGACTCTACCGTGCTGGCCGCTCAAGGTTCAGATTGTAACCTTGTCAGCCATGCGGTGACTCAGCTTCCCTATGCTCTTATTGCTGCAGGGCTTGCGTTTGTTGGTTTCCTCATTCTGGCGTAG
- a CDS encoding ribbon-helix-helix domain-containing protein: MCEIYSGAEPELFALKTRSIRIDGVVTSIRLEAVFWQILQQIADETDLTIAEFLTRIYGEVQLKNPQMSNFSSLLRVACTTYLNQGTRLVLAPTISNLESLDSEMTV, from the coding sequence ATGTGTGAGATCTATTCCGGTGCCGAGCCTGAACTATTTGCCCTTAAGACTCGTTCTATTCGTATCGATGGTGTGGTTACCAGTATTCGCCTAGAGGCGGTATTTTGGCAGATTTTACAACAGATAGCGGATGAGACTGATTTGACTATTGCTGAGTTTTTAACCCGCATCTATGGTGAGGTGCAACTTAAAAACCCACAGATGAGTAATTTTAGTTCCCTATTAAGAGTCGCTTGTACTACTTACTTGAACCAAGGTACTCGACTTGTGCTTGCTCCGACGATCTCGAACCTTGAGTCACTCGACTCTGAGATGACGGTATAA
- a CDS encoding rhomboid family intramembrane serine protease — translation MVMSCPGCELGVMTVNHFYGEEVDSCKKCGGMWFENGELNAALSKADNGDDAVRVEETLGQHLGISLRFCQQCDFNMQRYHLMDGYQIEVDVCHQCSGIWIDEHERSKVVNSPRVKHLLGELDANISVKTWVFQFLSQMPVEFNIKPKSRPIVTYLLLALNILIFAGYGFDINTTDTVFDNFAMRSSDLLTGHHPWSLLSHMFLHGDLMHLAGNMYFLYVVGDNLEDALGRVKFLGLYLLCGFAAAGAQIVADPASSVYMVGASGAIAGLFGMYLMWFRHASLTFMFVVYQKKLSPLAFFGIWLGFNIVGLIMAGEGVAYWAHIGGFIAGLVIGILLKSKVMATNPLLAMLNEPEVKVTR, via the coding sequence ATGGTAATGAGTTGTCCTGGCTGTGAGCTAGGTGTAATGACAGTAAACCATTTTTATGGTGAAGAAGTTGATAGCTGTAAAAAATGTGGTGGTATGTGGTTTGAAAATGGCGAGCTAAATGCAGCACTATCGAAAGCCGATAATGGTGATGATGCGGTGCGAGTCGAAGAGACCTTAGGCCAACACTTAGGGATTTCCCTGCGTTTTTGCCAGCAGTGTGACTTTAACATGCAGCGTTATCATTTGATGGATGGTTATCAGATAGAGGTCGACGTATGTCATCAATGCAGTGGCATTTGGATTGATGAGCACGAACGCAGTAAGGTGGTTAACTCCCCTAGGGTGAAACATCTGTTGGGTGAATTGGATGCTAACATCAGTGTGAAAACTTGGGTATTTCAGTTTTTATCACAGATGCCTGTCGAATTTAATATCAAGCCAAAATCGCGTCCGATAGTGACCTACCTTTTGCTGGCGCTGAATATTTTAATTTTTGCTGGGTATGGTTTCGATATCAACACCACAGATACGGTATTTGACAACTTTGCCATGCGTTCGAGCGATCTACTTACGGGGCATCATCCTTGGTCTTTGCTGAGTCATATGTTCCTTCATGGAGATTTGATGCATCTGGCTGGCAATATGTATTTCCTCTATGTGGTCGGAGACAATCTTGAAGATGCACTTGGCCGAGTCAAGTTTTTAGGCCTGTATCTACTGTGTGGCTTTGCCGCCGCGGGCGCGCAAATTGTCGCAGACCCAGCATCAAGCGTTTATATGGTCGGTGCGAGCGGTGCCATTGCCGGATTATTTGGTATGTATTTGATGTGGTTCCGTCACGCCAGCCTAACCTTTATGTTTGTTGTTTATCAGAAGAAACTCAGTCCGTTAGCTTTCTTTGGGATCTGGCTAGGCTTTAATATTGTTGGACTAATAATGGCGGGTGAGGGCGTTGCTTACTGGGCTCATATTGGTGGCTTTATCGCTGGTCTAGTGATTGGTATCCTGCTCAAATCCAAGGTGATGGCGACTAATCCGTTACTCGCAATGCTGAATGAACCTGAGGTGAAAGTCACTCGTTAA
- the rihA gene encoding pyrimidine-specific ribonucleoside hydrolase RihA: MTNSTTPVHPTAAIKPAVSARPIILDCDPGHDDAISLILALSSNQLSPLAVTTSAGNQTPDKTLNNALRILTLLNRSDIPVAGGAIKPLARELIIADNVHGESGLDGPKLPDPAFAPVEQNAIELIAHKVRQSSEPVTLIPSGPLTNIALFIANYPELHHKIERIVLMGGAAGVGNWTPAAEFNIFVDPEAADMVFKSGIPITMCGLDVTHQAQIMDEDIERIRQIPNPIAQCVAALLDFFMIYHRDPKWGFTGAPLHDPCTIAWLLKPELFNAQECWVGVETKGEHTQGMTLVDRYQLTDKPANATVLFDIDRQGFVDLIVECLTAYNQ; encoded by the coding sequence ATGACAAATTCTACCACCCCTGTACATCCAACTGCGGCTATCAAACCTGCTGTATCGGCTCGGCCTATTATTCTTGATTGCGATCCTGGACATGATGACGCGATATCACTCATCTTGGCGTTAAGCAGCAACCAACTCAGCCCATTGGCAGTTACCACCAGTGCGGGGAATCAGACCCCAGATAAGACCCTCAACAATGCGCTACGCATTCTAACCTTACTTAACCGCTCTGACATTCCTGTTGCCGGCGGCGCAATAAAACCTTTAGCGCGCGAACTGATCATTGCCGACAATGTCCACGGCGAAAGTGGTCTAGATGGCCCTAAACTACCCGATCCCGCTTTTGCGCCTGTTGAGCAAAATGCGATTGAGTTGATTGCACACAAAGTGCGTCAAAGTAGCGAACCCGTCACGCTTATTCCATCGGGACCGCTCACTAACATTGCGCTGTTTATTGCCAATTATCCTGAGCTACACCACAAGATTGAGCGTATCGTTCTGATGGGTGGCGCTGCAGGTGTTGGCAACTGGACTCCCGCCGCAGAATTTAATATTTTCGTCGATCCAGAAGCTGCCGATATGGTATTTAAATCTGGTATCCCTATTACCATGTGTGGCCTAGATGTCACCCATCAAGCACAGATCATGGATGAAGATATTGAGCGGATTCGTCAAATCCCCAATCCTATCGCCCAATGTGTTGCAGCGCTGCTAGACTTTTTCATGATTTATCATAGAGACCCTAAATGGGGCTTTACTGGGGCACCATTGCATGATCCTTGTACTATTGCTTGGTTACTCAAACCTGAACTTTTCAACGCGCAAGAGTGTTGGGTGGGCGTCGAAACCAAAGGGGAGCATACCCAAGGTATGACCCTAGTCGACCGTTATCAACTCACAGATAAACCTGCCAACGCCACAGTGTTATTTGATATTGACCGTCAAGGGTTTGTCGATCTTATCGTTGAATGTTTAACCGCTTATAACCAATAA